Proteins encoded by one window of Cloeon dipterum chromosome 4, ieCloDipt1.1, whole genome shotgun sequence:
- the JhI-21 gene encoding large neutral amino acids transporter small subunit 1 isoform X1 gives MMVAEKRELEDVAAKDETDPAANNPDSVHLKRKITLFNGVAIIVGTIVGSGIFVSPAGVYQATHSAGGSLLVWLGSGVFSMLGALCYAELGTTITRSGGDYAYILEAFGPLPAFLRLWCALLVIRPTTQAIVALTFAQYAAKPFFTTCSPPENAVRLLAAACLCLLTAVNCLSVRWAMRVQSVFTTGKLVALVAIIIAGLIHLFSGHTEYLEKPFEGKYDATSITLAFYSGLFAFGGWNYLNFVTDELQNPYKNLPRAIWIAMPIVTLVYVLANLAYLAVVSPDEMLSSPAVAVTFGNKLFGPLAWTVPVFVALSTFGGVNGILFTSGRLFLAGAKEQQLPAFFSFIHYQRSTPVPSLLFTCGMSLVMLMSADIFALINYFSFILWATVGACVLGMLIMRRTRPELPRPIRLPLWLPVLFLCACTLLVIVPAYNQPIDSAIGVLITLTGVPVYYICIVGQSKFPFLEKWTDKLTRLIQTWLEVLSPDEYPQPTH, from the exons GATGGTCGCTGAAAAACGGGAGCTGGAGGATGTGGCTGCGAAAGACGAGACTGACCCGGCGGCCAACAACCCAGATTCTGTGCACCTGAAGAGAAAGATCACCCTGTTCAATGGGGTCGCCATCATCGTCG GCACTATTGTGGGTTCTGGGATTTTCGTGTCGCCCGCCGGCGTCTACCAGGCGACGCACAGCGCCGGTGGATCGCTGCTCGTGTGGCTCGGCAGCGGCGTCTTCTCCATGCTCGGCGCCCTGTGCTACGCTGAGCTGGGCACCACCATCACCAGGTCTGGCGGAGACTACGCCTACATCCTCGAAGCTTTCGGTCCGCTCCCTGCTTTCCTCAG gttaTGGTGCGCCCTTTTGGTGATTCGACCGACGACGCAGGCCATCGTGGCGTTGACGTTCGCACAATACGCGGCCAAGCCGTTCTTCACGACATGTTCGCCGCCTGAAAATGCGGTCCGCCTGCTCGCCGCCGCTTGCTTGT GCTTGCTGACGGCCGTCAACTGTTTGAGCGTGCGTTGGGCCATGCGTGTCCAGAGCGTCTTCACGACTGGAAAACTGGTTGCTCTGGTGGCCATCATCATCGCCGGTCTCATCCACTTGTTCAGCG GTCACACGGAGTACTTGGAGAAGCCGTTCGAAGGGAAATACGACGCGACGTCCATCACCCTCGCCTTCTATTCGGGCCTCTTCGCTTTCGGCGGCTGGAATTACCTCAATTTCGTCACAGACGAGCTGCAAAACCCATACAA aaatttaCCTCGCGCAATATGGATCGCCATGCCAATCGTTACTTTGGTCTACGTACTTGCAAATTTGGCGTACCTCGCGGTCGTGTCTCCGGACGAAATGCTCTCCTCCCCTGCAGTTGCTGTG acaTTTGGGAACAAACTCTTTGGACCACTCGCTTGGACAGTTCCAGTTTTTGTAGCCCTCTCCACTTTCGGTGGCGTCAATGGAATTCTTTTCACGTCGGGACGCCTGTTCCTCGCCGGTGCTAAAGAACAGCAGCTCCcagcatttttttcgtttaTCCACTACCAGAGGTCGACCCCGGTGCCATCACTTCTCTTCACA tgCGGTATGTCGTTGGTGATGCTGATGTCGGCCGATATCTTCGCCTTGATCAACTACTTCAGCTTCATCCTGTGGGCCACCGTGGGTGCCTGCGTCCTCGGAATGCTGATCATGCGGCGCACCCGGCCCGAATTGCCGAGACCGATCCGCCTGCCGCTCTGGCTGCCGGTCCTGTTCCTGTGCGCGTGCACGCTGCTGGTCATCGTGCCAGCTTACAACCAGCCAATCGACTCAG CCATCGGAGTTTTGATCACGCTGACTGGCGTGCCTGTCTACTACATTTGCATCGTCGGACAAAGCAAGTTCCCTTTTCTGGAAAAGTGGACTG ATAAATTGACAAGACTGATTCAGACGTGGCTAGAGGTGCTGAGCCCCGATGAATATCCACAGCCAACTCATtag
- the JhI-21 gene encoding large neutral amino acids transporter small subunit 1 isoform X2, whose translation MVAEKRELEDVAAKDETDPAANNPDSVHLKRKITLFNGVAIIVGTIVGSGIFVSPAGVYQATHSAGGSLLVWLGSGVFSMLGALCYAELGTTITRSGGDYAYILEAFGPLPAFLRLWCALLVIRPTTQAIVALTFAQYAAKPFFTTCSPPENAVRLLAAACLCLLTAVNCLSVRWAMRVQSVFTTGKLVALVAIIIAGLIHLFSGHTEYLEKPFEGKYDATSITLAFYSGLFAFGGWNYLNFVTDELQNPYKNLPRAIWIAMPIVTLVYVLANLAYLAVVSPDEMLSSPAVAVTFGNKLFGPLAWTVPVFVALSTFGGVNGILFTSGRLFLAGAKEQQLPAFFSFIHYQRSTPVPSLLFTCGMSLVMLMSADIFALINYFSFILWATVGACVLGMLIMRRTRPELPRPIRLPLWLPVLFLCACTLLVIVPAYNQPIDSAIGVLITLTGVPVYYICIVGQSKFPFLEKWTDKLTRLIQTWLEVLSPDEYPQPTH comes from the exons ATGGTCGCTGAAAAACGGGAGCTGGAGGATGTGGCTGCGAAAGACGAGACTGACCCGGCGGCCAACAACCCAGATTCTGTGCACCTGAAGAGAAAGATCACCCTGTTCAATGGGGTCGCCATCATCGTCG GCACTATTGTGGGTTCTGGGATTTTCGTGTCGCCCGCCGGCGTCTACCAGGCGACGCACAGCGCCGGTGGATCGCTGCTCGTGTGGCTCGGCAGCGGCGTCTTCTCCATGCTCGGCGCCCTGTGCTACGCTGAGCTGGGCACCACCATCACCAGGTCTGGCGGAGACTACGCCTACATCCTCGAAGCTTTCGGTCCGCTCCCTGCTTTCCTCAG gttaTGGTGCGCCCTTTTGGTGATTCGACCGACGACGCAGGCCATCGTGGCGTTGACGTTCGCACAATACGCGGCCAAGCCGTTCTTCACGACATGTTCGCCGCCTGAAAATGCGGTCCGCCTGCTCGCCGCCGCTTGCTTGT GCTTGCTGACGGCCGTCAACTGTTTGAGCGTGCGTTGGGCCATGCGTGTCCAGAGCGTCTTCACGACTGGAAAACTGGTTGCTCTGGTGGCCATCATCATCGCCGGTCTCATCCACTTGTTCAGCG GTCACACGGAGTACTTGGAGAAGCCGTTCGAAGGGAAATACGACGCGACGTCCATCACCCTCGCCTTCTATTCGGGCCTCTTCGCTTTCGGCGGCTGGAATTACCTCAATTTCGTCACAGACGAGCTGCAAAACCCATACAA aaatttaCCTCGCGCAATATGGATCGCCATGCCAATCGTTACTTTGGTCTACGTACTTGCAAATTTGGCGTACCTCGCGGTCGTGTCTCCGGACGAAATGCTCTCCTCCCCTGCAGTTGCTGTG acaTTTGGGAACAAACTCTTTGGACCACTCGCTTGGACAGTTCCAGTTTTTGTAGCCCTCTCCACTTTCGGTGGCGTCAATGGAATTCTTTTCACGTCGGGACGCCTGTTCCTCGCCGGTGCTAAAGAACAGCAGCTCCcagcatttttttcgtttaTCCACTACCAGAGGTCGACCCCGGTGCCATCACTTCTCTTCACA tgCGGTATGTCGTTGGTGATGCTGATGTCGGCCGATATCTTCGCCTTGATCAACTACTTCAGCTTCATCCTGTGGGCCACCGTGGGTGCCTGCGTCCTCGGAATGCTGATCATGCGGCGCACCCGGCCCGAATTGCCGAGACCGATCCGCCTGCCGCTCTGGCTGCCGGTCCTGTTCCTGTGCGCGTGCACGCTGCTGGTCATCGTGCCAGCTTACAACCAGCCAATCGACTCAG CCATCGGAGTTTTGATCACGCTGACTGGCGTGCCTGTCTACTACATTTGCATCGTCGGACAAAGCAAGTTCCCTTTTCTGGAAAAGTGGACTG ATAAATTGACAAGACTGATTCAGACGTGGCTAGAGGTGCTGAGCCCCGATGAATATCCACAGCCAACTCATtag
- the LOC135943365 gene encoding homeobox protein Mohawk, whose protein sequence is MVHVRRTKRAKPASAKKASSQPRGEQRLRKQPPSPLRMPSDRVLRARKANSSICRHLLMGFVGRPPKRLFTPEIKRKLKDWLVKRRRNPYPTREEKQALARETGLEYSQICNWFANWRRKLKNAEAAEDPAESDISMDSEPRVISSWGRRILIYNNVAARNAEKIPVNCGTALLEDSDQEMELSCGRLTSSSDSYNPTVIDHCYSMTPMMVSEMDKNGNYCRSNSNKQWIWNLQDADKTRPNSDTEMEDAEAPHREAEIEAAVVLATLGTA, encoded by the exons ATGGTCCACGTAAGGAGGACAAAGAGAGCTAAG cCCGCGTCCGCGAAGAAGGCGTCGAGCCAGCCGAGGGGGGAGCAAAGGTTGCGGAAGCAGCCACCGTCGCCGCTCAGAATGCCTTCAGACAGGGTCCTCAGGGCTCGCAAGGCCAACAG CTCCATTTGCCGTCATCTCTTGATGGGATTCGTGGGGCGGCCTCCGAAAAGACTTTTCACCCCAGAAATCAAACGCAAGTTGAAGGACTGGCTGGTGAAGCGAAGGCGCAACCCTTATCCCACCAGGGAAGAAAAGCAGGCACTGGCAAGAGAGACTGGACTGGAATACAGTCAG atTTGCAATTGGTTTGCAAACTGGAGGCGCAAACTGAAAAACGCCGAAGCAGCTGAGGATCCAGCTGAATCCGACATCTCAATGGACTCGGAGCCTCGAGTGATTTCCTCCTGGGGTCGCAGAATCCTGATCTACAACAACGTCGCAGCCCGCAACGCGGAGAAAATTCCAGTCAACTGTGGCACGGCGCTTTTAGAGGACAGCGACCAGGAGATGGAACTCTCTTGCGGCAGACTGACAAGTTCCAGTG ACTCGTACAACCCGACTGTGATTGACCACTGTTACTCAATGACCCCGATGATGGTCAGCGAGATGGATAAGAATGGCAACTACTGCAGGAGCAATAGCAACAAACAGTGGATCTGGAATCTGCAAGACGCGGACAAAACCAGGCCAAACAGTG ATACGGAAATGGAGGACGCAGAGGCTCCGCACCGAGAAGCCGAGATCGAAGCAGCCGTGGTGTTGGCGACGTTAGGAACCGCTTAG
- the mRpL10 gene encoding large ribosomal subunit protein uL10m gives MTSNILKRAILLPWTPRVQILRFGKTKVNIQRPHPPHPSKLMMLEVTKPKFPEPPPLITEICTKSSDKNYNKEEIDNPYERILARELMESVESSEFVCIFQDLFMNGEERYNEFAILKRKGIHLQTFGKQVATRAFKGTKYEAILPLMIYHNSIAFAEKSSAVKTLMSLKKKIRHHVLIAGIVEDRLMTVSQLEKYAALPDLTMARAQLVSVLNSAGGTLVSQLNTHQQNFVSNLESRMEQLKSG, from the exons atgacttcaaacattttaaaaagag CCATTCTTCTTCCGTGGACGCCAAGAGTGCAAATCTTACGGTTTGGTAAGACGAAAGTCAACATTCAAAGGCCACATCCTCCTCACCCTAGTAAACTTATGATGTTGGAGGTCACGAAACCAAAGTTCCCGGAGCCACCGCCGTTAATTACAGAGATTTGCACCAAAAGCTCagacaaaaattacaacaaagaAGAGATT GATAATCCGTATGAACGAATCCTTGCCAGGGAATTGATGGAATCGGTAGAAAGCTCCGAATTTGTGtgcatttttcaagatttGTTCATGAATGGCGAAGAAAGATACAAT gagtttgcaattttgaagCGGAAAGGAATCCACCTGCAAACATTTGGCAAGCAAGTTGCGACTCGCGCATTTAAAGGGACAAAATACGAGGCCATCCTGCCCCTCATGATCTACCACAACTCGATAGCGTTTGCTGAAAAATCGTCAGCAGTGAAAACACTCATGTCTCTGAAGAAAAAGATTCGCCACCACGTTTTAATCG CTGGAATCGTGGAAGACCGGTTGATGACTGTGTCCCAGCTGGAAAAATACGCCGCCCTGCCAGACCTGACGATGGCCAGAGCGCAGTTGGTGTCTGTCCTGAACAGTGCGGGCGGCACTCTGGTTTCCCAGCTGAACACGCACCAGCAAAACTTTGTGTCCAACCTTGAGTCCCGAATGGAGCAGTTGAAAAGTGGATAA
- the LOC135942299 gene encoding solute carrier family 66 member 2 isoform X2 translates to MDDALSEELGAADEYTLTTFLSWASSLAMIFGGVVPYIPQYAEIRRSENAEGFSLYVCFALLIANTLRILFWFGRGFELPLLIQSVIMNFAMLAMIKLCVDVKNKTIVKLSKDRHFTDFDLDFFWQWTDFQSYVECMLFVTAIGSAALYVFSPSYWFVEGLGLFAVLSESLLGVPQLLRNFKQKSTEGMSVNMVLMWTSGDTFKTCYFIVKKVPKQFPAGAIMQVIVDILIMMQVYVYRGKARHAVRQE, encoded by the exons ATGGACGACGCCCTGAGCGAGGAACTCGGCGCCGCCGACGAGTACACGCTGACCACCTTCCTCTCGTGGGCCTCCTCCCTGGCCATGATCTTCGGTGGCGTCGTCCCTTACATTCCACAGTACGCGGAGATCAGGCGGTCCGAAAACGCCGAGGGCTTTTCCTTGTACGTTTGTTTTGCCCTGCTCATCGCCAATACTCTCAGGATTCTGTTCTG GTTCGGCAGAGGATTTGAGCTTCCCCTGCTCATCCAGAGCGTAATCATGAATTTTGCCATGCTGGCGATGATCAAGCTGTGCGTGGatgtgaaaaacaaaacaatcgtCAAATTGTCCAAAGACAGACATTTTACAG ACTTTGACCTCGACTTCTTCTGGCAATGGACGGACTTCCAGTCATACGTGGAGTGCATGCTCTTCGTCACTGCAATAGGCAGTGCGGCCCTTTACGTCTTTTCTCCGTCTTACTGGTTCGTCGAGGGACTGGGGCTTTTCGCAGTCCTTTCCGAATCGCTGCTCGGCGTGCCTCAGCTGCTGAGAAACTTTAAGCAAAAGTCCACAGAAGGAATGAG TGTGAATATGGTCCTGATGTGGACAAGTGGTGATACCTTTAAGACTTGTTACTTCATAGTAAAGAAAGTACCAAAGCAATTCCCTGCCGGCGCAATTATGCAGGTCATCGTTGACATTCTCATCATGATGCAAGTGTACGTGTACCGAGGGAAGGCACGACATGCTGTGCGCCAAGAATGA
- the LOC135942299 gene encoding solute carrier family 66 member 2 isoform X1 — MDDALSEELGAADEYTLTTFLSWASSLAMIFGGVVPYIPQYAEIRRSENAEGFSLYVCFALLIANTLRILFWFGRGFELPLLIQSVIMNFAMLAMIKLCVDVKNKTIVKLSKDRHFTGGASNLVHHTLRDFDLDFFWQWTDFQSYVECMLFVTAIGSAALYVFSPSYWFVEGLGLFAVLSESLLGVPQLLRNFKQKSTEGMSVNMVLMWTSGDTFKTCYFIVKKVPKQFPAGAIMQVIVDILIMMQVYVYRGKARHAVRQE; from the exons ATGGACGACGCCCTGAGCGAGGAACTCGGCGCCGCCGACGAGTACACGCTGACCACCTTCCTCTCGTGGGCCTCCTCCCTGGCCATGATCTTCGGTGGCGTCGTCCCTTACATTCCACAGTACGCGGAGATCAGGCGGTCCGAAAACGCCGAGGGCTTTTCCTTGTACGTTTGTTTTGCCCTGCTCATCGCCAATACTCTCAGGATTCTGTTCTG GTTCGGCAGAGGATTTGAGCTTCCCCTGCTCATCCAGAGCGTAATCATGAATTTTGCCATGCTGGCGATGATCAAGCTGTGCGTGGatgtgaaaaacaaaacaatcgtCAAATTGTCCAAAGACAGACATTTTACAG GCGGAGCTTCTAATTTGGTGCACCACACTTTGCGTG ACTTTGACCTCGACTTCTTCTGGCAATGGACGGACTTCCAGTCATACGTGGAGTGCATGCTCTTCGTCACTGCAATAGGCAGTGCGGCCCTTTACGTCTTTTCTCCGTCTTACTGGTTCGTCGAGGGACTGGGGCTTTTCGCAGTCCTTTCCGAATCGCTGCTCGGCGTGCCTCAGCTGCTGAGAAACTTTAAGCAAAAGTCCACAGAAGGAATGAG TGTGAATATGGTCCTGATGTGGACAAGTGGTGATACCTTTAAGACTTGTTACTTCATAGTAAAGAAAGTACCAAAGCAATTCCCTGCCGGCGCAATTATGCAGGTCATCGTTGACATTCTCATCATGATGCAAGTGTACGTGTACCGAGGGAAGGCACGACATGCTGTGCGCCAAGAATGA